Below is a genomic region from Neorhizobium galegae.
GACATTTCCTTCGAGCTTCGCCGCGGCGAAATCCTCGGTATCTACGGCTTGATCGGCGCTGGGCGCTCGGAACTCTGCCAGTCGCTGTTCGGCGTCACCCGGCCCTCATCCGGCCGGCTGGTTCTGGAAGGCAAGCCGCTCGACATCCGCTCCTCGGGCGATGCGATCCGCGCCGGCATCGTCTACGTGCCGGAGGAGCGCGGCCGCCACGGACTGGCGCTGCCCATGCCGATCTTTCAGAACATGTCGCTGCCATCGCTCGGCAAGACATCGCGCTCCGGGTTCCTGAAAGCCGCCAACGAACTGGCGCTCGCGCGAAAATATGCCGAACGGCTGGACCTGCGCGCCGCTGCCCTTTCCGTGCCGGTCGGCACCCTGTCCGGCGGCAACCAGCAGAAAGTCGTCATCGGCAAGTGGCTGGCGACACAGCCGAAGGTGATCATTCTCGACGAACCGACCAAGGGCATCGACATCGGCTCCAAGGCCGCCGTGCACGCCTTCATCGGCGAACTCGCCGCCGAAGGCCTGTCGATCATCATGGTCTCGTCCGAGCTTCCGGAAATCCTCGGCATGTCCGACCGGGTGATGGTGATGCGCGAGGGCTTGGCCGCCGGCATGTTCGAGCGTGAAACCTTGAGCGCCGAAGCTCTGGTGCGCGCCGCGACCGGCAATCAGTGAGGAGAAACCCATGAACCGCCTCCTGAAGAACCGCGAAATCCTGCTCACCGTCATCATCGCCGCGATGATCGCCGGCTTCTCCACCCGAGCTCAAGGGTTTGCGGCCCCCGGCAACCTCGCCAACATCTTCAACGACACCTCGATCCTGATCATCCTGGCGCTCGGCCAGATGACGGTGATCCTGACCAAATCGATCGACCTCTCGGTCGCCGCCAACCTTGCCTTCACCGGCATGGCGGTCGCCATGACCAATGCCGCCTATCCCGACCTGCCGCTGGCCCTGCTCATCGTCATGGCAATCGGCATCGGCGCCTTTCTCGGCGCGATCAACGGCTACCTCGTCTGGGCGCTGCGGATCCCGCCGATCGTCGTCACGCTCGGAACGCTGACCATCTATCGCGGCATGGCCTTCGTGCTGTCAGGCGGCGGCTGGGTGAACGCCCACCAGATGGCACCCTCCTTCCTCAACGTCCCCCGAATGCCGGTGCTCGGCCTGCCGATCCTCTCCTGGATCGCGATCCTCATCGTGCTCGGCGCCTGGTTCGT
It encodes:
- a CDS encoding ABC transporter permease encodes the protein MNRLLKNREILLTVIIAAMIAGFSTRAQGFAAPGNLANIFNDTSILIILALGQMTVILTKSIDLSVAANLAFTGMAVAMTNAAYPDLPLALLIVMAIGIGAFLGAINGYLVWALRIPPIVVTLGTLTIYRGMAFVLSGGGWVNAHQMAPSFLNVPRMPVLGLPILSWIAILIVLGAWFVLTRLPFGRAAYASGGNPTAAIYAGIDIGWTKFIAFVVSGALAGLSGYLWVSRYAVAYVDIAAGFELDTVAACVIGGISIAGGIGSVGGAVLGALFLGVIKNALPVIGISPFAQMAISGIVIVLAVVFNARAERKAGRIILRDRGAKEVSA